The following coding sequences are from one Musa acuminata AAA Group cultivar baxijiao chromosome BXJ1-6, Cavendish_Baxijiao_AAA, whole genome shotgun sequence window:
- the LOC135676467 gene encoding uncharacterized protein At5g39865-like, with translation MGCISSKLLAVAEVGEELLFSGDAGPDGDCPNHFVSLTSTTYGALSLDRGDEKSNNPKAPAEKEVEPDAASASECGQPSPPHVDKKSAAAEEERPSEVIDARELMGDLADETPSRSPPQNKRPHKPSPALRRSPAVRAVMSPVMPRNWFAGKENTPLRLEPKRSDHDAYRASKPFRSLDNTPWTNLVSAISKKGTPNSARSNNSNRDFSNSKSRRSLSPLFDPELLARFEREHSEEGEQIKRMVHVKICDSVILLQSFEEKCPPGGEDTVVLYTTTLRGIRKTFEDCNTVRSLIESYGGHIVERDISMDSGYREELRLLMGRKEVKVPIVFVKGRCVGGAEEIVRLEEEDELGLLLEGLPRATKWCEGCGGLRFVMCMDCNGSCKVLDSEKKKVKCEGCNENGLIHCPICC, from the coding sequence ATGGGTTGCATCTCTTCCAAACTGCTCGCCGTCGCCGAAGTCGGCGAGGAGCTTCTCTTCTCTGGCGACGCCGGCCCCGACGGCGACTGCCCGAACCATTTCGTCTCCCTCACCTCTACCACCTACGGCGCCCTCAGCCTCGATCGCGGCGACGAGAAATCCAATAATCCCAAGGCGCCAGCAGAGAAGGAAGTCGAACCGGATGCAGCCTCGGCGTCGGAGTGCGGCCAGCCGTCCCCTCCCCATGTCGACAAGAAGAGCGCCGCGGCGGAGGAAGAGCGCCCCTCGGAGGTCATCGACGCGCGGGAGCTCATGGGGGACCTGGCCGACGAGACCCCTAGCCGGTCGCCACCGCAGAATAAGAGGCCACACAAACCCTCGCCTGCATTGCGCCGGTCGCCCGCGGTCAGGGCCGTGATGTCGCCCGTGATGCCAAGGAATTGGTTCGCCGGGAAGGAGAACACCCCGCTGCGGCTGGAGCCCAAAAGGTCGGATCATGACGCCTACCGTGCCTCGAAGCCGTTCCGTTCCTTGGACAACACGCCGTGGACCAACCTCGTTTCGGCAATCTCGAAGAAGGGCACCCCCAACAGCGCACGGAGCAACAACTCCAATAGAGATTTCAGTAACTCCAAGTCGAGGCGGAGCCTGAGCCCCTTGTTCGATCCGGAGCTCCTCGCTCGTTTCGAGCGGGAGCACTCCGAGGAAGGGGAGCAGATCAAGAGGATGGTGCACGTCAAGATCTGCGATTCTGTTATCCTGCTTCAATCATTCGAGGAGAAGTGTCCCCCAGGAGGTGAGGACACCGTGGTCCTCTACACCACCACGCTCAGAGGGATCAGGAAGACCTTTGAGGATTGCAACACAGTCAGGTCCTTGATCGAGTCCTACGGCGGCCACATCGTGGAGagggacatctccatggactccgGGTACAGGGAGGAACTACGGCTGCTGATGGGGAGGAAGGAGGTGAAGGTCCCGATCGTCTTCGTCAAGGGCAGGTGTGTCGGTGGTGCCGAGGAGATCGTGAGattggaagaagaagatgagttgGGGCTTTTGCTGGAGGGGCTTCCGAGGGCGACAAAGTGGTGCGAGGGCTGCGGCGGGTTGCGATTTGTGATGTGCATGGACTGCAATGGCAGCTGCAAGGTGTTGGATTCCGAGAAGAAGAAGGTGAAGTGTGAAGGGTGCAATGAGAACGGCTTGATCCATTGCCCCATATGTTGCTGA